In a single window of the Anguilla rostrata isolate EN2019 chromosome 4, ASM1855537v3, whole genome shotgun sequence genome:
- the zgc:77486 gene encoding AN1-type zinc finger protein 5 isoform X2 produces the protein MAQETNQTQVPMLCATGCGFYGNPRTNGMCSVCYKEHLQRQKGGGRASPPVAAAPAVSPAAAGVSVETAPDPSTDGFTKSEERKSSSPSPVTQQMIAMSLSQDSGTTDSDRAEEEEEGTSKSTGLALEAPQPSSDGDQTPDKSKKKNRCFTCRKKVGLTGFDCRCGNLFCAIHRYSDKHDCPYDYRGAAAARIRKENPVVVAEKIQKL, from the exons ATGGCTCAGGAAACAAACCAGACACAGGTGCCAATGCTGTGCGCCACGGGCTGTGGTTTCTACGGTAACCCGCGCACCAACGGCATGTGCTCAGTCTGCTACAAGGAGCACCTTCAGAGACAAAAGGGAGGGGGTCGTGCCAGCCCCCCAG TCGCGGCAGCTCCCGCGGTGTCCCCGGCAGCGGCTGGTGTTTCCGTGGAGACCGCACCCGACCCCAGCACGGATGGATTCACCAAATCCGAGGAAAGGAAGTCCAG TTCTCCCAGCCCAGTCACCCAGCAGATGATAGCCATGAGCCTGTCCCAGGACAGCGGGACCACCGACTCGGACCgagcggaggaggaagaggaggggactTCCAAATctacag GGCTGGCCCTGGAAGCCCCCCAGCCCTCCTCGGACGGGGACCAGACCCCGGACAAGAGCAAGAAGAAGAACCGCTGCTTTACCTGCCGGAAAAAAGTGGGCCTCACGG GCTTTGACTGTCGCTGCGGCAACCTGTTCTGCGCCATACATCGCTACTCGGACAAACATGACTGTCCCTATGACTACCGGGGGGCCGCGGCCGCCCGCATACGCAAGGAGAACCCCGTCGTGGTGGCCGAAAAGATCCAGAAattgtga
- the zgc:77486 gene encoding AN1-type zinc finger protein 5 isoform X1, whose protein sequence is MAQETNQTQVPMLCATGCGFYGNPRTNGMCSVCYKEHLQRQKGGGRASPPVAAAPAVSPAAAGVSVETAPDPSTDGFTKSEERKSSSPSPVTQQMIAMSLSQDSGTTDSDRAEEEEEGTSKSTGLALEAPQPSSDGDQTPDKSKKKNRCFTCRKKVGLTGFDCRCGNLFCAIHRYSDKHDCPYDYRGAAAARIRKENPVVVAEKIQKFSSEV, encoded by the exons ATGGCTCAGGAAACAAACCAGACACAGGTGCCAATGCTGTGCGCCACGGGCTGTGGTTTCTACGGTAACCCGCGCACCAACGGCATGTGCTCAGTCTGCTACAAGGAGCACCTTCAGAGACAAAAGGGAGGGGGTCGTGCCAGCCCCCCAG TCGCGGCAGCTCCCGCGGTGTCCCCGGCAGCGGCTGGTGTTTCCGTGGAGACCGCACCCGACCCCAGCACGGATGGATTCACCAAATCCGAGGAAAGGAAGTCCAG TTCTCCCAGCCCAGTCACCCAGCAGATGATAGCCATGAGCCTGTCCCAGGACAGCGGGACCACCGACTCGGACCgagcggaggaggaagaggaggggactTCCAAATctacag GGCTGGCCCTGGAAGCCCCCCAGCCCTCCTCGGACGGGGACCAGACCCCGGACAAGAGCAAGAAGAAGAACCGCTGCTTTACCTGCCGGAAAAAAGTGGGCCTCACGG GCTTTGACTGTCGCTGCGGCAACCTGTTCTGCGCCATACATCGCTACTCGGACAAACATGACTGTCCCTATGACTACCGGGGGGCCGCGGCCGCCCGCATACGCAAGGAGAACCCCGTCGTGGTGGCCGAAAAGATCCAGAAatt